The Ignavibacteria bacterium genomic interval TTGCCTTTTTTATCAATCCAATGATATGAATATTTTCGACTGCCATCTTCGAATTTATAATCCTTAATATAAAGTAAGGAACCATCATTAAACTTAATTTCAGCTGAGAATCTATAAGAATTGTGTTCTTCCTCGAATTTTTTTATAGAGACTTCGGAAATATAATCTTTAAACTTCTCGAAAATCTCGATCATGACTGAATAAGAGCGATTTGTTCTCTGTACTTGGTTAATTGCTCAAATGCAAATCGCCAATCAAGTAAATCGTCTTCTTCATTGATATCTTCTTCATTTACTCTGCTATTAATATTTTTTTCAAAAGTGATAAAATCGCATTTATACTTTGTCTCGAAAAAATTGCACTCTGCATCATATTTTGCAACTTTTCCAGAAATTATTAACCAAGCATGTTTTTTAGCTGCGTCTTCAATTCCACTAAATCCTAGTTCAGAAAGTATTTCTTTGACATCTTGCATTTTGCACCTATTTTTTTATAAAATAATTATAATTTTTCAACCAAAAAACTTTGTCATTGAAACAGTTATGTAAGTTAATAGAGAATAATTATCCATCAAAATTTTGAAGAAACTCTTTTAATCGCATCATGAATTTGCCTGCTAAAGCACCATCAACTAGGCGATGATCATGGCAAAGTGAAATATACATCATTGGCCTGATTGCGATGGTGTCTTGCCCATCAACCTCAATTACAACAGGCTTTTTAGTAACCGCACCTATACCAAGTATTGCGACTTCTGGCTGATTGATGATCGGATTACCAAACAAAGTTCCAAATACACCATAATTTGTAATTGTAAAAGTCGAATCTTTAACTTCATCCGGACTCAGCCTTTTATTTCTGGCTCTTGTTCCCAGATCATATACAGATTTAGCAAGACCGACAATATTTTTTTCATCAGCACCCTTAATTACTGGAACAATTAATCCCATTGGATCAAGTGCGACTGCCATTCCGATATTGATGAAATTCTTTAGAACAACATTTTTCCCATCAATTGATGAATTTACATAAGGAAAATCTTTCAACGCTTTAACTGTTGCATCAATTATAAATGGAAGGTAAGTTAATTTAACTCCTTCTCTTTCGAGAAAAAAGTCTTTATTCTTTTGGATGTAGTTATGGATTTTCGACATATCAACTTCTTGAATTCCTGCAACATGCACAGAAGTATCACGGCTTTTTACCATGTTTTCCATTATTAATTGCCGCATGTTGTCAAGCGGTTCAATCCTGGTTGCTTCTCCGGGCTGAAATTGAACTGTCTCAACTGCTGGTTTTGAGAAAGGTCTAGTTGCTGTCCCAGCAAATTTTCTTTCGGTCGAGATATAATTTAATATGTCTTTTTTCGTAACGCGCCCGCCAATTCCCGAACCATCAATCATTTCAAGTTCATCAAATGATATATTTTCCATACGAGCAATATTTAGAACGAGAGGAGAATAAAATCTGTTTTTTCCTGAGGCATTTTCCTTCGGTTCAGTTTTGGGTGGTACTGATTCAACCAACTGGTCAGATTTACTTGAGGTTCTTTCAGTTTTTTTCTCTTCCTCTTTCTTAGAAATTTTTAGTACGAATCCTGATGGAGATATTTTTGCGACCACAACTCCCACATCCACAGTTTCCTGTTCGCTAACAATTATTTCTGACAAAACTCCTTCAACTGGAGAAGGCACTTCAGTATCAACTTTATCCGTGCTGATCTCAAATAAAGTCTCATCTTTTTTAATTTTATCTCCGATAGATTTATGCCATTTTAAAATTGTTCCTTGAGTAACGCTTTCGCCCATCTTTGGCATGATTATATCAATCAGGTCTCCCGTTGGTTTCGACTCCGAAACTTGTTCAACTGTTTCTTCGGCTATAGGTTCGGTGGAAGGTGCAGATCCATTTCCCGAATCAATAACAGCCACAACCGAGCCGACAGGCACAGTTTCCTGCTCAAATACTTTTATATCAGTTAATATTCCTGCCGTTGGAGACGGGATTTCTGTATCTACTTTATCAGTACTGATCTCAAATAAAATCTCATCTTTGTTAACTTTATCTCCTTTTTGTTTGTGCCATTTAATGATCGTTCCTTCATTCACGCTTTCACCCATTTTTGGCATAACAACATCAATTTTCATTTCTGCTCCAATTAAAATTCTAATATTTCTTTTATTGCTTTACTAATTGTTGGTTTCGTTGGCAGGACATAATACTCAAGATTTGGATGATATGGAATCGGTGTGTCTTTAGCTCCAATCCGTTTAACTGGTCCATCCAAATATTCAAATGCTTCATCGGATATGATTGCTGCAATCTCAGCCCCAAATCCTGCACTCAATGTATCTTCATGCACAATTAAAACCTTTCCGGTTTTCTTCACACTTTCAAGAATTAATTCTTTATCAAGCGGGACGATAGTTCTAATATCAATTATCTCGATGGAAGAATCTGAAAAATTCTTAGCGGAGTGAATCGCTTCATTTACCATCGAACCCCAAGTCACTATAGTTAAATCTTCACCGTGCTGTTTAATTTTTCCCTTCCCAAAAGGTACATAGTAATCTTTTCCTGGCTCATTACTCATTGCATATGATTGACGGTACAATCCTTTGTGTTCAAGAAACAAAACAGGATCATCAAGTTGGATTGCTGTTTTTAATAATCCTTTCGCATCTGCAGCATTCGAAGGATAAGCGATGTAAAGTCCCGGACAGTGAGCAAAGAACGATTCAATATTTTGACTGTGGTAATGACCGCCATGAATAAATCCGCCGCAAGCTGTTCTAATAACCACATGTGCCGACCAAGCATTATTCGAACGGTAACGAATTAATGCAAGCTCATCTCTTATCTGCTGCATTGCTGGCCAGATGTAGTCTGCGAACTGAATTTCAACTACTGGTTTCAAACCGCGCTGTGCCATTCCGATTGCGACTCCAACTATACTTGCCTCCGCTAATGGCGAATTAAATACTCGCTCATCTCCAAATCGCGTTGACAATCCTTTTGTCGCTGAAAAAACTCCACCTTTACCATCTGCAATATCTTCACCAAAAATATAAATGCTGGCATCCTTTTCCATCTCTTCTCGCATTGCGTGATTGATCGCATCAACCATTACGATCGGTTTTTCCTCCTCACCATAATTTTCATATTCAATATCTTTACTATTAATTGCATCAGAAAAAACATGCAGCGATGCACTTTCCGGTTCAGGATCTGGTGCATTCTCTGCCCAATTGGCAGCTTCATCGACTCTATCATTAACTTCTTTTAGAATTTCATCAAATGCTAAATCGGTAAGAGTTCCTTTTTCAATAAGCAAGTCTTTAAAAAGATTTATTGGATCACGTTTCTTATCGGCTTCAATTTGTTCAGCAGGACGGTATTTTTTCTGGTCATCTGAAGATGAATGAGGGAACAATCTAACAACATCTGCTTCAATCAAACTTGGTCCCTGCATATTTCTTGAATATTTGACTGCAGCGACTGCAGCCGAATTGCATTCGAGATAATTCGTTCCATCAATTTGCTGGCGGAATAAATTTTTATAACCTTTGGTCATTTCAGCAATTGATCCACCCTCGCCTGCTGTCTGATTTTCTACAGGAACAGAAATTGCCCAGCGATTATTTTCAATTAAAAATATTACAGGTAATTTTTCTCTGCTTGCCCAATTAACTGCCTCATGAAATTCACCTTGGCTTGTTGCCCCCTCGCCGGATGAAACGACTGTTACTTCTTTTTTTCCCGTTCTCACAGAGGCTAACGCACAACCAACAGATTGCAAGTATTGAGAACCAGTTGGGCTCGATTGTGTAGGAACATTCAGACTCAACGAACTGTAGTGTCCAGGCATTTGCCTTCCACCCGTAAAGGGATCGTCTGCTTTGCCGAATTGATGAAGAAAAATCTCTTCAGGTTTAATTCCGATTGCCAAGGAAAATGCTAATCCGCGATAATATGGGAACGCCCAGTCGGTTCCAGGTCTCAATGCTTTGGCGACAGCTATTTGAATTGCTTCGTGACCAGCACAGCCAATGTGAAAAAACATTTTACCCTGCTTGAGAAGGCGGAGAATTTTTTCATCCATTGCTCTTGAAAGGAGCATTGTTCGCATGACAGAAGTCAATTCCTGCTTTGTCAAGCCGCCAAAAATATCTTTACGTCCGGTTGGTGCATCGAGAATCTGCTTTCCCCCATTGTTTTTACGTGCAGTCATTTATTAAGCTCCCTCAAATTCAATTGAATGAAATTCGTTATTAAACTCGTCCATTGAACTAAAATGTTTAATAGAGTCATAATTAAAAATCTTGCAAAAATGCTTGATTACAACATCTTTAACATTTTTTAGGGGGATTTTCGTTCCCAACTCGGCTGATAAAGAAGTCACTCCTTTCTCAAAGATTCCGCACGGAATGATCTTATCAAAATACGATAGATCGGTATTCACATTGAAAGCAAATCCATGCATGGTTATCCAGCGGCTGACTTTTATTCCGATGGCAGCAATTTTATTGTTATTGATCCAAACTCCTGTGTAATCGTCATTTCTTTCCGATTTAATATTATACTCATCGAGGGTTCGAATAATTATCTCTTCAAGCTCGCGCAAGTACTTGTGCACATCTTCATAAAGTTCGTCTAATTTTATAATTGGATAGCCGACGATTTGTCCAGGTCCGTGATAAGTAATATCGCCGCCGCGATCGATTTCAAAAACATCGATCCTATTCTCATTAAGAGATCGATCATCCGCAAGCAGATGATTTTCATTTGCAGATTTTCCAAGTGTGTAAGTGTGTGGATGTTCAAGAAGAATGAATGTATCATCAATGAGATTTCCGAGCCTCAACTGATGCAGCTTTTTCTGGAAGTCCCAAATTTTTTGGTAGGGTTCGATTTCGAGGTTTATGATATTTAATTGTCGATAGCTCAAGATTCAATAGAACTCAAGTCTGTTAATCTATTCAGATAAATCCTCTTAACAATATATCTGTTTTTTCTGGATGAATTTCTCAAGATTTATTTTAATCTTTCAAATTTTTTAAGAATAACTTCCTTTACTTTCAAAGCGATCTCGTGAGCTTCTTTCGTTTCTTGCAGATTTGGTTCATACCATTCATCCGGATATCGAATTTCAACAGCATAATCAGTAAGTACATCAGCTAAATGTAATTCTTCTTTAATAGACTGATCAACGGTTGAACATAGATTTAACAGAGCAATGATACTATGTGTTTTAGGAAATTCGATTTGATGTTTAACGAGATAAGCTTTTAAGAATTTTTCCACGGATTGCTGGCAATGAAAGCAAACGATGTCAGTTACCACGATTTCAGCTTTCAATCCCTGCTTAGCACTCAGCAAATCTCTTTCAGCAATCTTGAGCCACTGTTGAGCGATGTTATTGATTATTTCGTCTTTACCCATAAACTACTTTACCATATTTATTAGCTGTAAAGACAATAGTGCCAACTACATCTTTTAGAATTTCAAATTCTTTTGGAGTCTTAGTAATTATATCAACAGGAATCGAAAAATCTTTTAGTAAATTTCGGATGAGTCTATTCCGCTCAAAAGCTTTTTTCTTATCATTTTTAATAACTAAAAGATCAATATCACTGTAATTATTATACTCCCCTGATGAGTTTGAACCAAATAAAATAATCTTCTCTGGTTCATATCCTTTAATTATTTCATCAATTACCATTTTTATCTCTTTGTTCATAATAAACCTAAATTAAAATTAATTATTTTTAATCGCATTGAATCAAATATGAATCGCTTCTCCATGAGCATCTGCAGCAGCTTCCATTGTTGCTTCGGACAATGTTGGGTGAGCATGCATCGTTTTAAAAATCGTTACTCCAGTGGCTTCGAGACTTTTTGCAAGTCCGAGTTCGGCAATTAATTCTGTTGCTTCGCTGCCAATTATGTGAGCACCGAGCAGTTCATCATATTTTTTATCGAAAATTAATTTAACGAATCCTATAGTTTCTCCGCTTGCGATTGATTTACCATGACTTCTGAAATTATATTTTCCGATCCGAAGTTCATATCCAAGCTCTTTCGCTTTCTTCTCGGTCAACCCGATGCTAGCAACTTGCGGTTGACAGTATGTGCAGCCTGGGATAGCATCGTAATTTACTCCAGCTGAATGATGACCTGCAATCTGCTCAACACATGCAATTCCTTCAGCGGAAGCAACATGTGCAAGCCATGGCGGACCGCTTACATCCCCAATCGCATAAATATTTTCTAGATTAGTTTTGTAATTCTTTTTGTCAATTGTGATGAAACTTTTCTCAGCCTTAATTCCAAGTTCTTCCAGTCCAATTCCTTCGATATTGCCTTGAACTCCAATTGCGACAAGTGCAATATCACTTTTTATTTCGGAAATCTTTCCAGAAGTCTCAACAGTAACAGAAACGTCGGTTTTTGTCTTGTCGATTTCTTTCACTTTGGTGTTTGTGAGAATTTGAATTCCATTTTTCTTAAATTCCCGCTCAAGCAGTTTTGAAATTTCTTCATCTTCTATTGGCAGAATGTTCGGAAGCATTTCGATAAGAGTCACCTTTGTTCCAAGCTCGTTGTAAAAATATGCGAACTCGACTCCAATCGCACCTGCTCCGATGATAACCATTTCCTTCGGCTGCTTTGGAAGAATCATTGCCTCGGTGCTTGAGATAATTTTTTCTCCGTCATTTTTTACGTTGGGGATTTCTCTTGCACGTGCCCCAGTCGAAATGATAATGTGTTTAGCAGTGATCTCCCGTGACTTTTTTCCATTCTTATCCAAAACTGAAATGGATTTCTGCTTGGTTAATTTTCCGAATCCCTCAACGATATCGACTTTGTTTTTCTTCATCAAGAATTCAACACCTTTATTGATCTTCGAAGAAACCTCGCGGCTGCGCTGAATTATTTTAGTGAAGTCGAACGAATAACCATCGATCTTAATTCCAAACTCCGATGCATTTTTTACCAAATGGAGCGCTTCTGCATTTTTCAGAAGGGCTTTGGTCGGTATGCAGCCCCAATTGAGACAAATTCCACCGAGTTTATCTTTCTCGATGAGAACAGTTTTTAATTTTAGTTGTGCGGCACGAATTGCTGCTACGTATCCGCCAGGTCCTCCGCCAAGAATCGCTGCGTCATATTCAAAATTTTGCATTTTTCCCTATTTTTAAAACAATATAAAAACTCACTTCCCTAAATTCAATTTAGATAATGCGGGATTTAATAATACTTTTTGGGGGATGCAGTAACATGTGCATAGACGTTTTTGTGAAGTTTTGTGATGTAGCGGCATTGTGCAGTTTATCGAAGTTTGTTTACTCTAGAAGTTTCAGATTGCCACTAAGGCACGAAGACACCAAGAAACACATTGATGTGTTCATAACTCAATAGATCATTTCATCACTTAAGGTAGATCATTTTTTTTGTCTCAACGAAATTTCCAGTTCGAAGTTGATAGAAATAAAGACCTGAGGGCAATGGATAGTGGATAATGGAGAATTGAGAATTGTAGTTGCCAGGTTCTTAAACCTCGTCAACAAGGGTTGCGACTTCACAACCGAGTACATCATAGATTTTTAATTTAACTCTCTCACTACTCAATACTGAATACTCAATACTAGTCACCCCATTGAATGGATTTGGATAATTTTGGTATAATACAAATCCTCCTGGTTGTGAAATTCTGTTGTCGATTTCAACGAAAGTAATTCCGCCATTTGTTGTATTCATTATTAGACCCTTCGTTCCCACAATCCATCCGCGGTGGGAAGAAACAAAAGATATATCACTCATTCCCCAATGATACGGTGAGTTCTGTTTTGTCCAAGTTGTACCCTGATTAGTCGAGATGTAGACTTTATCGCTGCTAATGATATATCCGATGCTATCATTAACAAATGATATTTTATTTAAGTATACGTTTGGCTCTACAAATAATTGAGTCCATGAGGCACCACCATCTGTAGTTTTATACAGTTCATTATATCCAAAGCCCAGAGAAAAACCGATTTGAGTATTTATTAAATGCATTGAAATTATTTGATCACCGTGAATGAGGGGCAGATGAGTCCAATTACTTCCACCGTTAGTAGTTTTATAGACTGACGTTCCAGCAGCAAAACCTAAATCTTGATTCAAAAAAATAATTAAATTAATTATAGGATTTGGAGTGAATTCACTCCCCTGCAATGTCCAATTTGTTCCACCATCGATTGTTTTCAATGCTATTCCAGGTATTTTTCCGCAAAGCCAGCCAACTTGCTCTGAAATAAAACAGACATCTTTGAATTCAGTATTATCACCGGAAGAATAAATTTCAGTTCAATTGGCACCTTCATTAGTTGTCTTGAGCAAAACACCATGTGGAATATATAAGTAGGGAGGTATATATATGTTTTTTGTAGCGGTGATGAAGCCAGTAAAAAAATCAATAAATCTAATTTTAGAAAAGTCTCTCACTCCATAGTTTGTCTCAGACCATGCAAATCCCCCATCAATAGTTTTTAATATTTTTGTATTATTAGTTAAAGAAATCCTTTGAGTTCATTGAGGAATTGCACAGAGACTAAGTCCTCTCGAAGAAAATCTTTGGATTGATTGAACCAGCTCAGTCCACCGTTTGTGGTTTTGTACATCACTCGTCCACTGTTAAATACCCAACCAGTAGTTGGCGAAACAAATGAAACGTCATTATTAGAATTCCATAAAGGTTCATTAATTCCGGTATTCAACTTAGCCCAATTTTGTCCGCCATTGGTAGTTCGCACGATTAAATTATCGAATCCACCGACTGCCCATCCATTCAATTGATCTGAGAAATAAATTGAGTTGAACCAATTATAAGAAAGTTCAGTTCGATAGATCACACTCCAATTATGTCCGCCGTCCGTTGTAGAAATAATCTTACCATTGCTTCCGCCAGCAAAACCTTTTAAACTGTCGATAAAAGCGAGACATTATAAATACTCATAAGTTGTATCTGCATAAACAGTTGTCCAGACAGATCCGCCATTTGTAGTTTTTATAATTTTATTTCCAGAATTTCCATTATTCCATCGGCATGCCCAACCAAGTTTCTGATCAAGAAATTGAACTTCTATCAGTGCACTCATAACATTGCTTACTTGTGGAGTCCAATTCTCCCCGCCATTCGATGAATAAAATATTTTCCCATCGTATCCCACAGTCCAGCCGTGCATCTCGTCTATGAAATAGATCGAATGTAAAAAATATGATAATCCATCGGCTTTTGTTTCCCAATTGTTTCCTCCATTTGTAGTTTTTAAAATAATCCCATTCCAGCCTACGCAGAATCCCAGATTTTGATTTACAAAATGGATTGAAAATAATCTTGAGGTAGAACCAGTTATTTGAAAAACCCAGCTCTCGCCTCCATCTGTGGTTTTATAAATTTCACCATGATCGCAGGCGATCCATCCAATATTTTCATTCATAAAAAAACTTGAGTTTATATTCGCTTCAAAGGGACGGGGATTGATTAAAGACCATTGCGAGTAAACTTGGAACGAGCTTAGAAAAAATATTAGAAGAGTCGATAAAAGAAATTTCATTTTGATTACCTCCCTAATTTTTCATCATATACTGCAGCTTTTTTACAGCATAACCTTTCTTTCAAAATCAGTTTACAAACGGCGGTTCGAGTGTCAATAGGTCTAAATGACCAATAAATTTATCACTAATAATGCAATAAATTAGGTATCGTTCATAAGTTTGTTTAGTAATAGATTTTCAATGTGAAGCAATTTTATTTGCAAGCAACACGGATTATAACAATCAATTACTTTTACTTTACGCACAAATTCTCGATATTGAACCCAGATTTTTCAAAAAACAATTATCATTAACTCTATGAACAATATTCCAATTTCAGTTGTAACGGGTGGAGCGGGATTTCTCGGCTCTCATCTTTGTGATAAGCTTATAAACAATGGACACAAAGTAATCTGTCTCGATAACCTTATCACAGGTAGTCTTGAAAATGTATCACATCTTTTCGGGAATGAAAATTTTAAGTTCGTTAAATATGATGTTACAGAATTCGTCCACATCGATGGACGAGTTGACAACATTCTTCATTTTGCTTCTCCAGCTTCACCGATCGATTATTTAAAATTACCAATACAGACATTGAAAGTCGGATCACTAGGAACACACAAAGCACTCGGACTCGCCAAAGCAAAAGGTGCAAGGTTTTTATTGGCGTCAACATCAGAAGTATATGGAGATCCGGAAATTCATCCGCAGCCGGAAAGTTACTGGGGAAATGTTAATCCGATCGGACCTCGCGGTGTTTATGATGAAGCGAAACGTTTCGCTGAAGCATTGACAATGGCTTATAATCGCTATCATGGAGTTGATACAAGAATCGTTCGTATCTTTAATACGTACGGACCAAGAATGCGATTGCACGATGGAAGAGTTCTACCGACTTTTATAGGGCAAGCATTGAAGGGGGAAGATCTTTCAGTCTTTGGAAACGGTTCACAAACCCGAAGCTTTTGTTTTGTAGAAGATTTGATTGAAGGAATATTTCGATTGCTAAATTCGAATTTTAAAGAGCCGATCAACATTGGTAATGCTGACGAAATTACGATACTTGAATTCGCTCAAGAAGTCTTGAAATTCACTAAGAGTAAAAGCAAAATCGCGTTCAAAGAATTGCCGATTGACGATCCAAAAGTTCGTCAACCCGATATTACACTTGCAAAACAAATTCTCGACTGGGAACCAAAAATATCACGAAGCGAAGGAATAAAAATTACGATTGATTTCTTTAAAAGGAAATTAGAGTTATAAACGCGTTGAAGGAGCCTAAAAGCAATATTTTTTGAATATCGAATATTGAATAGTGAATTTTGAATGGCGAGTTAATACTCATTCGATATTCATTATTCCTAGCTCATTATTCGATATTCCTTGTTCTTTATTTATTATTCATTGTTCATTACTCAACATTGATTGTTCAATATTCATTATTCAATTTCCAATTTCAATTTTGTTTTCCTTCTTCAATGAATTTTTCAAACGTTTGATTAAGATATGCTTCGCTAGAAATGAATTTTAAGATTTTAGTGAACATGTCTCCATCAATGTATCCTGGAACCACTGTAATTGGATCACTGCTTGAATTAAGAAAAATTGTTGCTGGATAGCCCTTTATTCCAAATGCAGCCGCAAATTGAACTTTAGTATATTTTTCTCCTTGATAGGTCAATTCCTCACTGGATTCAGCATTTAGTTTTATGAATATAAAGTTTCTAACTATCTCAGAAATAACAGATTCATTCTTGAAAGTTTCACGATCCATTTTTTTGCACCAACCGCACCAGTCAGTGTACACGGAAACAACAATTTTTTTATTCAAGCTTTTCGCAGCTTCGAGTTTTTCATTAAAAGATTTGCCATCATTTGAGCTTAAATCTGTTTCACCATTATTCCCTTCCAATCCGCCGATAGCAAAAAAAGTGATTGCTATCACAACACCCAATATTATTAAAGCGATTAAACTATTCTTCATTTGGTTCCCTTAAATTATTAAATTGTCAATGTTTTTCGATTCGAAATAAAACCAAAGCAATTATAAGTTAAATTCGGTTTCATTCAAAAACTTTTTTGGATAAGATGTAATTAAATGAAAAAGGTCGCAATATTAACCACCGGTCATCCTCCAAAGGACGAAAGAATATTTCATAAAATTGCCGGTTCACTGGACAAAAACAGTTTCAAGGTAACGATTATTTGTTCAACTGAAGACATTGATGCGAAACTCGAAGGAATTAAGTGCATCGGTTTCGACCAGAAAATAAATTCACTCAATCCTATCTCAAAAATCAAAAGATTAATTAATTACTTAACTCAGTCCGAAGCAGAAATTATCCATGCCTGTGAGCCGATGACTGTTCTCATTGGATACGTTTTTAGAGTGACGAATCGGAATAATAGAAAAGTAAGAATTTTTTATGATGTTACGGAATGGTATCCCGAAAACATTGTTAAAAATAGTCCTCTCTTTTTTAAGCCACTCAAATTCCTTTTTGGCCATATTCTGAACTTCATTGTCAGCAATTTATGTGACGCGATTATTCTCGGGGAGAATTATAAGAAGCAGAGATACGATTTATACGCTCCGAAAATAAATAAATACCTTATTGGATACTATCCAATACTCGATTACTACAAAGCTTCAACTCAAGCATTTGACGGTACTGAAATTGTGTTTGGATATGCAGGTGTGATCTCTGTTTCAAGAGGATTGAAAATCATGGCTGATGCGTTACTTCAACTGAAAAGGCAAAATCCAAATATGAGAATAAAGTTCATACTTGCGGGCAGATTTGAGGATGAAAGAGAGAAGTCGATCCTAAACGAGTTAGAAGTTAATCGAATAAATATTCAGTACTGCCCATGGACTGATTATACCGAATTCTCAAAACATCTTGAACCAACCCACATTTGCTTTGATATTCGTCCTGCAAACGGAATTTATGAAAGATCACTCCCGATAAAAATCTTTGATTACATGGCTCTCGGTAAGTGTATAGTTGCATCGAATTACAAACCGATATCAGATACATTCGCTGATGCGGATTGCGGAATTTTGGTGAATCCTCTTAATGTGAACATTATAGTTTTTTCTATTGAGAGTCTTATCACTAATCCAGAAAAGATTGTCGAGTTGGGAAGAAATGGACGCCGAGCCGTTGAAGAATTTTTTAATTGGGGAACGTGTGAGGCGGAATTGCTGAGAGCTTATAACTCCTAAAACTGCAACCGGATCAATCTAGCAAAATCAATTACTTTCAATTCACGTACGATTATTACAAAACAAAAAATTAGAACTATATCTAAATATATAGAAGCAATCACCATGGACAAAAATGGAAATCCGAAACTGACTCCAATGGCTGTCCATAACTTTCTTTTTTCGTAATTCACCTTAACAACTTTTGCGCTGGTTAAATACAAATAAAATGCACCAAGCATAAAAGCTGCCATGGTTGCAATTGCAGCTCCAGTCAATCCGATAAAAGGGATAAGAAGTATGTTGAGAATTATATTTCCAATAAAACATAAGAGATCTGAAAGTAAAAAATGAATCGGCTTATCACTTACATAAGGTCCAAGCGAATAAAACGACATCATTATCGCGAACATATAACCGAACAAAACAAATGGGATCACGAAGGCAGCTTCAAAATATTCCGGTGTAAATATTTTAAATCCATTAATATCCAATCTGAACACATCATCGGCAAAAAGTGATATTGGGATAATTAGAATTGCAGAGATTACAATCAATTTCGAAAAGACTTTGCCAAGATAGTTCGGTTGATCATCTTTTAGATTAACTATGAAGTTGTAATAATGCGGGAGCCAGGAATTTTTAAATGAAATTCCAAAAATATTTAATACGAGACCGAATCGATAGCCCAAATAATAAACACCAGCTTTGTCGCTTCCTAAAAAATAATCAACAAGAAATCTATCGAATACTTCTGTGAGAACTGTAAAAATACTTGAGAAAAAAAATGGATAACCAAATTTTAAGATACTTTTAATCCAATTTGAGCTGTATTCAAA includes:
- a CDS encoding T9SS type A sorting domain-containing protein encodes the protein MIHYPLPSGLYFYQLRTGNFVETKKMIYLK
- a CDS encoding SDR family oxidoreductase, whose product is MNNIPISVVTGGAGFLGSHLCDKLINNGHKVICLDNLITGSLENVSHLFGNENFKFVKYDVTEFVHIDGRVDNILHFASPASPIDYLKLPIQTLKVGSLGTHKALGLAKAKGARFLLASTSEVYGDPEIHPQPESYWGNVNPIGPRGVYDEAKRFAEALTMAYNRYHGVDTRIVRIFNTYGPRMRLHDGRVLPTFIGQALKGEDLSVFGNGSQTRSFCFVEDLIEGIFRLLNSNFKEPINIGNADEITILEFAQEVLKFTKSKSKIAFKELPIDDPKVRQPDITLAKQILDWEPKISRSEGIKITIDFFKRKLEL
- a CDS encoding thioredoxin family protein, with the protein product MKNSLIALIILGVVIAITFFAIGGLEGNNGETDLSSNDGKSFNEKLEAAKSLNKKIVVSVYTDWCGWCKKMDRETFKNESVISEIVRNFIFIKLNAESSEELTYQGEKYTKVQFAAAFGIKGYPATIFLNSSSDPITVVPGYIDGDMFTKILKFISSEAYLNQTFEKFIEEGKQN
- a CDS encoding glycosyltransferase family 4 protein, with the protein product MKKVAILTTGHPPKDERIFHKIAGSLDKNSFKVTIICSTEDIDAKLEGIKCIGFDQKINSLNPISKIKRLINYLTQSEAEIIHACEPMTVLIGYVFRVTNRNNRKVRIFYDVTEWYPENIVKNSPLFFKPLKFLFGHILNFIVSNLCDAIILGENYKKQRYDLYAPKINKYLIGYYPILDYYKASTQAFDGTEIVFGYAGVISVSRGLKIMADALLQLKRQNPNMRIKFILAGRFEDEREKSILNELEVNRINIQYCPWTDYTEFSKHLEPTHICFDIRPANGIYERSLPIKIFDYMALGKCIVASNYKPISDTFADADCGILVNPLNVNIIVFSIESLITNPEKIVELGRNGRRAVEEFFNWGTCEAELLRAYNS